The Cellulomonas wangleii genome includes a region encoding these proteins:
- a CDS encoding site-2 protease family protein codes for MSAPRPDRRSGWVIGRVAGAPVVLAPSWLLAAVVLTLVFTPSVRTWTGTGGGVLPYLVALVFVVLLFASVLVHELAHGLVAKARGQQPREFVLTLWGGHTTFGGAAPTPATSALVAVVGPVANLLLAGGFLLLADHVAPDGSVLRAMAWAGAVANGFVGLFNLVPGLPLDGGRILEAAVWAGTGDRHRGSVVAGWTGRVVAVGVVLLVLVRPYVTGGTPDLVTVAWAALIGAFLWSGASGAVRAGRTGRVVDAMTITTVGRPAVAVGVRSSLAQARATAAAAHAAEVVVIAPDGRPAAYVDADAAARVPADLAGSTDVLAVATPLPMGTVVDGSLTGDALLAALSRASANGPVMAAVVDGRVVALVRTADVVAALRR; via the coding sequence GTGAGCGCACCGCGACCCGACCGTCGGTCCGGCTGGGTGATCGGCCGCGTGGCCGGTGCACCCGTCGTCCTGGCCCCGAGCTGGCTGCTGGCCGCCGTGGTCCTGACGCTCGTCTTCACGCCCAGCGTGCGCACGTGGACCGGCACCGGCGGCGGGGTGCTGCCGTACCTCGTGGCCCTCGTGTTCGTGGTGCTGCTGTTCGCGTCGGTCCTGGTGCACGAGCTCGCCCACGGGCTCGTCGCCAAGGCGCGGGGGCAGCAGCCGCGCGAGTTCGTCCTGACGCTGTGGGGCGGGCACACCACGTTCGGCGGTGCGGCACCCACACCCGCCACCAGCGCGCTCGTCGCGGTCGTGGGGCCGGTCGCGAACCTCCTGCTCGCGGGCGGGTTCCTGCTGCTGGCCGACCACGTCGCCCCCGACGGCAGCGTGCTGCGGGCGATGGCCTGGGCCGGTGCCGTCGCCAACGGGTTCGTCGGGCTGTTCAACCTGGTGCCCGGCCTGCCGCTGGACGGCGGGCGCATCCTCGAGGCGGCCGTGTGGGCGGGCACCGGCGACCGCCACCGCGGCAGCGTCGTCGCCGGCTGGACGGGCCGCGTCGTCGCGGTGGGGGTCGTGCTGCTGGTCCTCGTCCGCCCGTACGTCACGGGTGGCACGCCCGACCTCGTCACCGTCGCCTGGGCCGCGCTGATCGGCGCGTTCCTGTGGTCCGGCGCGTCCGGCGCGGTGCGTGCCGGCCGCACGGGACGCGTGGTCGACGCGATGACGATCACCACCGTCGGGCGGCCGGCCGTCGCGGTCGGGGTCCGGTCGTCGCTGGCGCAGGCGCGGGCGACCGCCGCTGCGGCGCACGCCGCGGAGGTGGTCGTGATCGCCCCCGACGGCAGGCCGGCCGCGTACGTGGACGCCGACGCGGCCGCGCGCGTCCCCGCGGATCTCGCCGGCAGCACGGACGTCCTCGCGGTCGCCACCCCGCTGCCCATGGGCACCGTGGTGGACGGCAGCCTGACCGGCGACGCCCTGCTGGCGGCGCTGTCCCGCGCGTCCGCGAACGGACCCGTGATGGCGGCGGTCGTCGACGGCCGCGTGGTCGCGCTGGTGCGGACGGCGGACGTGGTCGCCGCACTGCGGCGCTGA
- a CDS encoding RecB family exonuclease — MVPDVVVVDPPAERRAPGLSPSRANDFLQCPLLFRFRVVDRLPEPASPAAARGTLVHAALETLFDLPAPERTLAAACASLPARWAELLERDPRYGELHTTDAERAEFMAEAERLLATWFTLEDPTRLEPRARELQVRHDLPDGPQLRGVVDRVDVAPNGWVRVVDYKTGRSPRAGYEGSALFQMRFYAYVVWRTRGVLPKRLQLAYLGDGVVVTHEPTEPEMHTLEARVRSIWAGIEDTARAGDWRPRPSRLCDWCAFRDRCPAFGGTPPEVPVGAVERAIGVTPVPTA; from the coding sequence GTGGTCCCCGACGTCGTCGTCGTGGACCCACCCGCCGAGCGGCGCGCCCCCGGCCTGTCCCCCTCGCGCGCGAACGACTTCCTGCAGTGCCCGCTGCTGTTCCGGTTCCGCGTGGTCGACCGACTCCCCGAGCCGGCGTCGCCCGCGGCGGCGCGGGGCACGCTCGTGCACGCGGCGCTGGAGACGCTGTTCGACCTGCCGGCGCCCGAGCGCACGCTCGCCGCGGCGTGCGCCTCCCTGCCCGCGCGCTGGGCCGAGCTGCTGGAGCGGGACCCGCGGTACGGGGAGCTGCACACCACCGACGCCGAGCGTGCGGAGTTCATGGCCGAGGCCGAGCGCCTGCTCGCGACGTGGTTCACGCTCGAGGACCCCACGCGGCTGGAGCCGCGGGCGCGCGAGCTGCAGGTGCGGCACGACCTGCCCGACGGCCCCCAGCTGCGCGGCGTGGTCGACCGGGTGGACGTCGCCCCCAACGGGTGGGTCCGGGTCGTCGACTACAAGACGGGCCGCTCCCCGCGGGCGGGCTACGAGGGCTCCGCGCTGTTCCAGATGCGGTTCTACGCGTACGTCGTGTGGCGCACGCGGGGCGTCCTGCCCAAGCGCCTGCAGCTGGCGTACCTGGGCGACGGCGTGGTGGTGACCCACGAGCCGACCGAGCCGGAGATGCACACCCTCGAGGCGCGGGTCCGGTCGATCTGGGCCGGCATCGAGGACACGGCACGCGCCGGCGACTGGCGGCCGCGGCCGTCCCGGCTGTGCGACTGGTGCGCGTTCCGCGACCGGTGCCCCGCCTTCGGCGGCACGCCGCCCGAGGTCCCCGTCGGTGCGGTCGAGCGGGCGATCGGCGTCACGCCGGTGCCCACCGCCTGA
- a CDS encoding HAD family hydrolase has translation MLPAAILWDMDGTLIDTEPYWMAAEIELVEAHGGVWTPQDAVAMIGSSMDVSAGLLQAAGVALDVAEIADALNTAVRAAVAAGIPWQPGAQEVLRALHSAGVPQALVTSSFGVLATPFADAVGLFDVVVSGDTVTRPKPHPEPYLAAARALGVDVAACVAFEDSRSGLASAVASGARVVAVDSHVALDPPAGVSRASSLLHVDLDVIARIAAGETLHLRDAD, from the coding sequence GTGCTGCCCGCCGCGATCCTGTGGGACATGGACGGGACGCTCATCGACACCGAGCCGTACTGGATGGCCGCCGAGATCGAGCTCGTGGAGGCCCACGGCGGGGTCTGGACGCCGCAGGACGCGGTCGCGATGATCGGCAGCTCGATGGACGTGTCGGCCGGGCTCCTGCAGGCGGCCGGCGTGGCGCTCGACGTCGCGGAGATCGCGGACGCCCTCAACACGGCGGTGCGCGCGGCCGTCGCCGCGGGGATCCCCTGGCAGCCCGGCGCGCAGGAGGTCCTGCGTGCGCTGCACTCCGCCGGCGTCCCGCAGGCGCTCGTCACGTCGTCCTTCGGCGTCCTGGCCACGCCCTTCGCGGACGCGGTGGGCCTGTTCGACGTCGTCGTGTCGGGTGACACCGTCACGCGGCCCAAGCCGCACCCGGAGCCCTACCTCGCGGCGGCACGGGCCCTCGGGGTCGACGTCGCGGCGTGCGTCGCCTTCGAGGACTCGCGGTCGGGGCTCGCCTCGGCCGTCGCCAGCGGGGCGCGGGTCGTGGCCGTGGACTCCCACGTGGCGCTCGACCCGCCCGCCGGCGTGTCCCGCGCGTCGTCGCTGCTCCACGTCGACCTCGACGTGATCGCCCGCATCGCGGCGGGGGAGACCCTGCACCTGCGCGACGCGGACTGA
- a CDS encoding PAC2 family protein, with the protein MSEHAAPDLPARETVLLAAFEGWNDAGAAATAALEHLHDVWGAEQVDELDPEEYHDFQVNRPVVGMGPEGTREITWPTTAVAVATTPRSGRQVVLVHGIEPSMRWRRYCGELLDIAAGLGVRTIVTVGALLADVPHTRPIPVNATSEDGHVREVMGLEPNTYEGPTGIVGVLQHEAAARGMQALSLWAAVPHYVAAPPSPKATLAILHRIEGLLGEPVPLADLPEDAAAWQHGVDELAGEDSEIGEYVRQLEEAKDTAELPEASGEAIAQEFERYLRRRDKGTGG; encoded by the coding sequence GTGAGCGAGCACGCAGCCCCCGACCTGCCCGCACGTGAGACCGTCCTGCTCGCGGCCTTCGAGGGCTGGAACGACGCGGGCGCCGCCGCGACGGCGGCCCTGGAGCACCTGCACGACGTGTGGGGTGCCGAGCAGGTCGACGAGCTCGACCCGGAGGAGTACCACGACTTCCAGGTGAACCGGCCCGTCGTCGGCATGGGACCCGAAGGGACGCGCGAGATCACGTGGCCCACCACGGCCGTGGCGGTCGCCACGACACCCCGCTCCGGCCGGCAGGTCGTGCTCGTGCACGGGATCGAGCCGTCGATGCGCTGGCGCCGGTACTGCGGCGAGCTCCTGGACATCGCGGCCGGGCTGGGGGTCCGGACGATCGTCACGGTCGGCGCCCTGCTGGCGGACGTGCCGCACACGCGACCCATCCCCGTGAACGCGACCAGCGAGGACGGGCACGTGCGCGAGGTGATGGGTCTGGAACCCAACACCTACGAGGGCCCCACAGGCATCGTCGGGGTCCTGCAGCACGAGGCGGCGGCCCGTGGCATGCAGGCGCTGTCCCTGTGGGCGGCGGTCCCGCACTACGTGGCGGCTCCCCCGTCACCGAAGGCGACGCTGGCGATCCTGCACCGCATCGAGGGCCTGCTCGGCGAGCCGGTCCCCCTGGCGGACCTGCCGGAGGACGCCGCGGCGTGGCAGCACGGCGTGGACGAGCTGGCGGGCGAGGACTCGGAGATCGGCGAGTACGTGCGCCAGCTCGAGGAGGCCAAGGACACCGCGGAGCTGCCCGAGGCCAGCGGCGAGGCGATCGCGCAGGAGTTCGAGCGCTACCTGCGGCGCCGGGACAAGGGCACCGGCGGCTGA
- the mshC gene encoding cysteine--1-D-myo-inosityl 2-amino-2-deoxy-alpha-D-glucopyranoside ligase produces MLTWPAPQIPRLPGTGEPVRVHDTSSGQLVVAAPGADARLYVCGITPYDATHLGHAATFIAFDVLGRAWRDAGQRVTYALNVTDVDDPLLERATATGVDWRALAADQTALFASDMAALGVVPPEVFRGVVESVPQVVDGVNHLLARGAAYRLPAPDGGEDVYADLSVDPAFGTVARLDPATMLALSAERGGDPDRPGKRSPLDPLLWRAERPGEPAWDAPGLGRGRPGWHIECSVIARDALGVPFDVQGGGSDLVFPHHECSSSHLRLLDAGESARAHVHTGMVGYEGHKMSKSRGNLVLVSTLLAQGVEPMAVRLAVLAHRYRDDWEWTEADLADAQRRLVTWRRALSGNGGPDAAPVLAEVRAAVADDLDTPRALAVVDAWAATALAGDVPFDEGAPGVVARTIDALLGVRM; encoded by the coding sequence GTGCTCACCTGGCCCGCCCCCCAGATCCCTCGGCTGCCCGGGACGGGCGAGCCGGTCCGCGTCCACGACACGTCGTCCGGACAGCTGGTCGTGGCCGCGCCCGGCGCCGACGCCCGGCTCTACGTGTGCGGCATCACGCCCTACGACGCGACCCACCTGGGCCACGCCGCGACGTTCATCGCGTTCGACGTGCTCGGGCGTGCGTGGCGCGACGCCGGGCAGCGCGTGACCTACGCGCTGAACGTCACCGACGTGGACGACCCGCTGCTCGAGCGGGCGACGGCCACCGGGGTCGACTGGCGCGCGCTGGCCGCCGACCAGACGGCGCTGTTCGCGTCGGACATGGCCGCACTGGGTGTGGTCCCGCCCGAGGTGTTCCGCGGCGTCGTGGAGTCCGTGCCGCAGGTCGTCGACGGCGTGAACCACCTGCTGGCCCGTGGCGCCGCCTACCGGCTGCCCGCGCCCGACGGTGGCGAGGACGTCTACGCCGACCTGTCCGTGGACCCTGCGTTCGGGACGGTCGCACGGCTCGACCCCGCCACGATGCTCGCCCTGAGCGCGGAGCGCGGCGGTGACCCGGACCGACCCGGCAAGCGGTCCCCGCTGGACCCGCTGCTGTGGCGAGCGGAGCGTCCCGGCGAGCCGGCGTGGGACGCGCCCGGGCTCGGCCGTGGGCGGCCCGGCTGGCACATCGAGTGCTCGGTCATCGCACGCGACGCTCTCGGCGTGCCGTTCGACGTGCAGGGCGGCGGATCCGACCTGGTCTTCCCGCACCACGAGTGCAGCTCCTCGCACCTGCGCCTGCTGGACGCGGGGGAGTCCGCCCGGGCGCACGTGCACACGGGGATGGTCGGCTACGAGGGCCACAAGATGAGCAAGTCGCGGGGCAACCTCGTGCTCGTCTCGACGCTGCTGGCCCAGGGCGTCGAGCCCATGGCCGTGCGGCTCGCCGTGCTGGCCCACCGCTACCGCGACGACTGGGAGTGGACCGAGGCGGACCTGGCCGACGCGCAGCGGCGCCTCGTCACGTGGCGTCGCGCGCTGTCCGGCAACGGTGGGCCCGACGCCGCACCGGTCCTGGCCGAGGTGCGGGCCGCGGTCGCGGACGACCTCGACACGCCGCGTGCGCTCGCGGTGGTCGACGCGTGGGCGGCGACCGCGCTGGCGGGTGACGTGCCGTTCGACGAGGGCGCGCCCGGCGTCGTCGCGCGGACCATCGACGCCCTGCTCGGCGTGCGGATGTGA
- a CDS encoding CorA family divalent cation transporter, whose translation MPLALVPVRQNEDMRKISAWAAMIAVPTLVAGIHGMSWRHVPELSWTFGYALALLLLAGASFALWRAFRRSGWL comes from the coding sequence GTGCCCCTGGCGCTGGTGCCGGTGCGGCAGAACGAGGACATGCGCAAGATCTCCGCGTGGGCCGCGATGATCGCGGTGCCGACGCTCGTCGCGGGGATCCACGGCATGAGCTGGCGCCACGTGCCCGAGCTGTCGTGGACGTTCGGCTACGCGCTCGCGCTGCTGCTCCTGGCGGGCGCGTCGTTCGCGCTCTGGCGCGCGTTCCGGCGTTCCGGGTGGCTGTAG